In Maylandia zebra isolate NMK-2024a linkage group LG12, Mzebra_GT3a, whole genome shotgun sequence, a single genomic region encodes these proteins:
- the vgll4l gene encoding vestigial like 4 like — protein MAVANFQYITRMSSGFKVYILEGQPHLRSEDRYRHMTHDRARTQTVYPIKRKRSHERGLTLEERRERAMSRSRLAQRAAPAVFSSQQSPTQTLSPTPSPTSPLPTHVYYTPVMDEPLALIKKPRKETESAEEKNKGTSSSQIQIRPSVITCASSLRNPSSRSVGHSSVVPKDNYDNVLEEHFQRSLGVHYQKAQSQQLSISVSVDDHFAKALGDKWLQIKSKSSSCSSTPPSSPSVTHSPTYSHSPNLCRKESTSSSVLTPSHWSVN, from the exons ATGGCTGTGGCTAACTTCCAATACATAACTCGGATGAGCAGTGGCTTCAAGGTCTACATTTTAGAAG GTCAGCCTCATCTCAGAAGCGAAGACAGATACAGACATATGACACACGACCGGGCTCGAACCCAAACGGTGTATCCAATCAAACGCAAGCGCAGCCACGAGAGAGGTCTGACTTTGGAGGAAAG ACGAGAGCGAGCGATGAGCCGAAGCAGGCTGGCCCAGAGAGCAGCCCCAGCAGTGTTCAGCAGCCAGCAGAGTCCAACACAAACCCTGAGTCCAACACCCAGCCCCACCAGCCCTCTGCCCACCCATGTGTACTACACACCAGTCATGGATGAACCCCTTGCCCTCATCAAGAAACCcagaaaagaaactgaaagcGCAGAGGAAAAGAATAAAGGCACCTCTTCCAGTCAAATCCAG atACGTCCCTCTGTGATCACTTGCGCCTCCTCGTTACGAAACCCCTCTTCAAGATCCGTGGGCCACTCATCAG tggttcccaaagaCAACTATGATAACGTCCTCGAGGAGCATTTCCAGAGGAGCTTGGGTGTTCACTACCAGAAAGCTCAGTCCCAGCAGCTCTCCATCAGCGTGTCCGTCGACGACCACTTTGCCAAGGCTTTGGGAGACAAGTGGCTACAGATTAAATCCAAGTCTTCCTCCTGTTCTTCCACACCGCCCAGCAGTCCAAGTGTCACTCACTCCCCCACCTACAGCCACAGCCCAAATCTGTGCCGCAAAGAGTCCACAAGCAGCTCGGTGCTAACGCCCAGCCACTGGTCTGTCAATTAA
- the slc20a1a gene encoding sodium-dependent phosphate transporter 1-A — MDTTTLATLAAATTVALASQSGMSGYLWLLVLGFIIAFILAFSVGANDVANSFGTAVGSGVVTLRQACVLATIFETVGSVLLGAKVSETIRQGIIDVRMYNGSEHVLMAGSISAMCGSAVWQLAASFLKLPISGTHCIVGATIGFSMVARGHQGVKWMELLRIVASWFLSPVLSGIMSAILFYFVRKFILNKTNPVPNGLRALPIFYAITMGINLFSIMFTGAPLLGFDRVPWWGTLCISLGCAAVTALFVWFVVCPRLRKKIQAQTAAAPCAAPLMERNSSKPVQPQQSPVSHAPRPQSPPADSQKVAFKLGGSDETDLDSIDAETKDLDIANGLNGTVGPMVITDPHSGRSHTIHKDSGLYKDLLHKLHMAKVGECIGDSDTEERPIRRNNSYTSYTMAIYGIQGDVRYKDGDGGLQRRPRVDSYSSYSSAVSNRSAALDENVVQEAGTDLAGTDQEEDELEVDQPAVSSLFQFLQILTACFGSFAHGGNDVSNAIGPLVALWLLYESGSVLSSAPTPIWLLLYGGAGICIGLWVWGRRVIQTMGKDLTPITPSSGFSIELASAITVVVASNIGLPVSTTHCKVGSVVAVGWLRSRKSVDWRLFRNIFIAWFVTVPISGLISAAIMALFIYVIL, encoded by the exons ATGGATACAACTACATTAGCAACCCTGGCTGCTGCCACCACCGTGGCTCTGGCCTCTCAGTCTGGCATGTCGGGCTACCTGTGGCTGCTGGTGCTAGGCTTCATCATCGCCTTCATCCTGGCTTTCTCTGTGGGGGCCAATGATGTGGCCAACTCATTCGGTACAGCGGTGGGCTCTGGTGTGGTCACTTTGCGGCAGGCCTGCGTCTTGGCCACCATCTTTGAGACCGTGGGCTCGGTCCTGTTGGGGGCCAAAGTAAGCGAGACCATCCGGCAGGGGATCATTGACGTCCGGATGTACAACGGCTCGGAACACGTCTTGATGGCAGGATCGATAAGTGCTATGTGTG GCTCTGCTGTGTGGCAGCTGGCAGCGTCGTTCCTGAAGCTCCCCATTTCTGGAACCCACTGTATTGTTGGAGCAACAATTGGGTTTTCCATGGTAGCCAGAGGTCACCAAGGGGTGAAATGGATGGAACTTCTGCGCATTG TGGCCTCCTGGTTCCTGTCCCCCGTGCTGTCAGGCATCATGTCAGCAATTCTCTTCTATTTTGTCCGCAAATTCATTCTGAATAAG ACTAATCCTGTACCCAACGGCCTGCGAGCCCTACCTATCTTCTACGCCATCACGATGGGCATCAACCTATTCTCTATCATGTTTACAGGAGCACCAT TGCTGGGGTTTGACAGAGTGCCGTGGTGGGGTACGCTGTGCATTTCTCTGGGCTGCGCTGCCGTCACAGCCTTGTTCGTTTGGTTTGTCGTCTGTCCCCGCCTCAGGAAGAAAATCCAAG CACAAACAGCTGCTGCTCCCTGTGCAGCTCCGCTCATGGAGAGGAACTCCAGCAAACCCGTGCAACCGCAGCAGTCCCCAGTATCCCATGCACCCCGACCACAGAGCCCTCCAGCAGACAGTCAGAAGGTGGCTTTTAAACTGGGAGGCTCAGATGAGACGGATTTAGACAGCATAGATGCAGAAACCAAAGACCTGGACATCGCCAACG GTCTGAATGGGACCGTAGGCCCCATGGTGATCACTGATCCTCACAGTGGTCGGTCCCACACAATCCACAAAGACTCTGGCCTTTACAAGGACCTGCTGCACAAGCTCCACATGGCCAAGGTTGGCGAATGTATTGGTGACAGCGACACAGAAGAGCGGCCCATCCGGAGGAACAACAGCTACACCTCCTACACCATGGCTATTTACGGAATTCAAGGAGATGTCAGGTATAAAGACGGGGACGGTGGGCTGCAGAGGAGACCGAGAGTGGACAGTTACAGCAGCTACAGCTCAGCAGTGTCCAACAGGAGTGCAGCTCTGGACGAGAATGTGGTCCAAGAAGCTGGCACCGACCTTGCTGGCACGGACCAGGAAGAGGATGAGCTGGAAGTCGACCAGCCTGCCGTTTCCTCGCTTTTCCAGTTCCTGCAGATACTCACTGCGTGCTTTGGCTCTTTTGCTCATGGAGGGAATGATGTCAG CAACGCTATAGGCCCACTGGTGGCTCTCTGGCTTCTGTATGAGAGTGGCTCCGTCTTGTCAAGTGCACCGACACCTATCTGGCTGCTTCTTTACGGTGGAGCCGGCATCTGCATTGGACTCTGGGTGTGGGGTCGGAGGGTGATCCAGACCATGGGCAAAGATCTCACCCCTATTACACCGTCGAG TGGATTCAGCATCGAGCTGGCCTCAGCAATCACGGTTGTGGTGGCATCCAATATTGGCCTTCCTGTCAGCACAACCCACTGCAAG GTGGGATCCGTGGTGGCCGTGGGATGGTTACGTTCCCGGAAGTCAGTCGACTGGCGTTTGTTCAGGAATATCTTCATAGCCTGGTTTGTTACTGTTCCGATCTCTGGGCTGATCAGCGCTGCCATCATGGCTCTCTTCATTTATGTTATCCTCTGA